A segment of the Cricetulus griseus strain 17A/GY chromosome 6, alternate assembly CriGri-PICRH-1.0, whole genome shotgun sequence genome:
GGAATTGCGGCCATGTAACTGCAGGCAGGTCGGGACCGACCTGGCTGTACTGGATCCGGTAGAGCGTGCCTGTTATTGAACACGTGCAGGAAAAGAGATTATTTTCTCAGAAATTGAGAATTTCTATTTCAGTCAGAAGCTATTCTCTGTCCTGGCCCTCCATTTTTGTTCCAGTTTTGTTTCTCAGCCTTTGTGATCTCAGTATCTGTTAAGGTAATCAGAGAATATGTATATTCTGTAGCCTGCACTGGATGTCAGCGAGCCTCAAGTTCGTTTAGGTCGTCTCTACCTGTACAGTTTCAATGAGGACAACACGGCTAAACCTCTGGTTGAGGTCCAAAGAAGGGATTCTTCTGCCATCCTGGACATGAAATGGTAGGATGTGGGTAATCCCACCTTGTCTGTAGGCCTGGGAGGTAGAAAGCTAGTTCCCAGCCCCACAGTCAACATTAGTCTGGGAAGCAATGTGAGTTCCGGTTTTATAATCTGGAGAGCCTTTGTTGGAGACAGAGCAGAACAGTTGGCTCTAACCTGGTTTTGGAAATGAAATATAGCAGATCATTGGAATTCATGATGTTCCTGCAAGCTGTGAATGCATACTTTTTCCTGTGTTCTCCCATCAGGTGCCATATTCCGGTGTCTGGTCACATACTTTTAGGCTTGGCAAATGCCAATGGGTCTGTAGAGCTGCTCCGCCTGATGGAATATGAGGTCAGTGATGGGCCAGGCTTTAATGGGAAAGGGACCTTAGTGGAGAGTGTTGAGGAGGAGTCTATACTGATAGACATTTATTAGAATGGTCTCTGCCATAATAGACTTTGTCATAAATGTTTTTTAAGTTATACTGGGTTTTGGCGAGGTGAGGTCATATGGATATCTCAATAGAAGGCGGACTGTAGGCCTGAGGTTTATACCAAGGCTAAAAATACCAGTAAATTTTATATGTGGTATtggtcactctttttttttttttttgttttttcgagacagggtttctctgtgtagctttggagcctatcctggcactcactctggagaccaggctggcctcgaactcacagagatccgtctgcctctgcctctcgagtgctgggattaaaggcgtgcgccaccaatgcccaaccggtctttctttttaaaaagattttgtttttatttttaattgtgtgagtgtgggtttgtgcatgtgagtaccatgcccacagaggtcaaaagaagtgtcaggtcccctggagctggaattcagGCAGTTGTTAGTTgtctgatatggatgctgggaactgaattctcaTCCTGTGGAAGAATAGGAAGAGCTAATCTCTAGCCCAGATATGATATGTCTTACAGTTATTGGAAGAGCTGAAATCCTAAacgaccccccacccccaccccatgagtTTCACAGTGATCCTGTGCCATGATTTTATCTGATTATTACGGAAGGGCTTGGACCAGATCTGTGGGGGTGGTGAAGTACATCAGCAAACTACAGACTGCCTTAATTGGGGGGCAGGGACACACACTAATGCTGTTGCTGTCATGGGGTCAAGGAAAAGATCTAGAAGGTGCTGTCTGGTGGTAATTGAGCACTTTCATCTTGCTTCAGGCCTGTGCAATGCAACCTTGTCCTAGAAATGAGGGAAGGAGGACTGGGCCTAAGAGTCAGATTTCAAGGCAGAAGCACaaaaatccaagaaaagacaTTAGTATAGTAGCCTGCTTATGGAGTCAAGCACTATTCAGGTGGTTTAGATAATAAAACTCACATAGATTCTAGACaagaaaaatgatgttttaaaggTTGTTTTGGCTTCTGAAATGAAAGCAATAGTACGTTTCTATTCTCCTTGTCTCTGGGAATAGAATGGCAGAATTCTGAGGCAATGGCAATGCAGAGCATATCCCAGCAGTAGTTTCTGTAGCTCACAAAGTGACTAATGTGTCTAGGAGTACACAAAGAATGCAGAAAAACCTTTTTGCCCAAAGGTTATGTATATAGCAAAGTCCTTCTTAAGGTATGAGTTCCCATGTCCTCAGGTCTTGTGCTTGATAAGTGGCAAGGGCTTACTCTTAGATGAGATGTTAATTAGGGGCTGAAGGTGGAGCCTAGTGGCAGACTGCTTGCTTTTGAGCTCCATCTCTAGCACTATTAGAGCataagtaacaacaaaaacccaggcaAGGCAGAGCCTGCCTCTACTCCCAGTACTTGGGGAGTTGAAGTGAAGTAACTATTGCGCGTTGCTCATACAGGGAGCATTTTCAGGGAATGGAGGTTTGCCTAGACAAGgatgtctctttttctctccagtAGAAGAACAGTTACACCCTACAACCAATATCCAGCCTTATCCTGGAGGAGAGATGTCTGTCCTTGTCCCTGGATTGGTCAACTGGGAAACCTGGAAGGTAAGGGTCTGAGTCTCCTGAGGAACAATTCTTGTTTATATTCCACAAAGGATTAAAGCTGCCTTCTGCTAGCTTGGTTCCCCAAACCTGGATGTTACTGTTAGTCCTAACCTTAAAACAGAAACTTGCATCATTTCAGATAAGTAGTGATGATGCCATCATCAAGAGAAGCCAACCAGGGTTTCAGTGACAAACTATGTGATAGTTTCTTCCTTTGCCAGATACCCAAGAGGCCGTCTTGGAGGCATGGTTGTATGCTACCTGAGAAAGATATGGGGACTAGAAGAGGATGGTTGTGATGGTTCTTTttgtaatgccagcattcaggaggctgaggcaggtggatttcaagTGTAAGGCCCACCTCCATTAtgtgaaacctgtctcaaacaaaggaaAACCAGAGCAGGATGGTAAGGAGTTTAATAGGCTCTCCATTGGCTCCTTGTCTCTAGGGTCGGAGACCAACCCTTGAAGATGATTAGCAGTGATTCTAAGGGGCAGCTGCACCTCCTGATGCTGAGTGAGGGAGCAGCTGAATTACAGCGAGTGGCTTCATGGCCAGCCCATCACTTTGAGGCATGGATCGCTGCTTTCAATTACTGGCAGACAGAACTTGTGTATTCAGGTGAGTTGGACATCAGTACAGTCATCTCTGATGAAAACTTGTGcaggacagggagaggagagaatggggCTAGGCCAAATCTGTGATTCAGAATATGTGAGACCTTAGGACTGTCTATGGAAGATACATCCTCTATGGCTGGCACCACATCCCACTTCTCAGGAAATATGAACAGCTGGTTGGCCTTTGTCACCTAAGGCTTTGTGTAGAACTGGCCAAGACTGGGGGGAGCAGGCACCCTGCCAAGTTGCCCAGTTTCCTGGTACTTTCACTGTGAATCATCTACTTTTTGCTTGCTCTCTATGGACTTTGTCCTGCTGACCTCAGGtttgtcctttttgtttgtttgtttgtttttttgtttcaagacaggttgTCTctgtatgtagctttggagcctgtcctagcacttaCTGTGTAAGCCTCGAACTCatagctgcctgcctctgtctcctgagtgctgtgactaaaggtgtgcgccaccaccacccggcaactcttctttttattattgtactTATAGCCCTGTCAGAACACAGTCTGAGAATGGAATCatgtgagaattctgagtgctggTGAGAAGACTCCAAGAAAACTAGATGAGAGTCTTGtggcttcagtttcttcaaaaacacagaattgATCTTGGAGTATGCTTTTGTGTCCCTCAGGTGTAGTGGATAGGACTGACTTTACTTCAGAGTATTCATCACAATTGACTGTTGTTACTTGTTTACATGCCTCTATGGGAaccatg
Coding sequences within it:
- the Dph7 gene encoding diphthine methyltransferase isoform X12, which encodes MAGSWSGTMQALQAVDTEYTADSVEWCPVEGCQHLLVCGTYQLRTPEDQPALDVSEPQVRLGRLYLYSFNEDNTAKPLVEVQRRDSSAILDMKWCHIPVSGHILLGLANANGSVELLRLMEYEKNSYTLQPISSLILEERCLSLSLDWSTGKPGRYPRGRLGGMVVCYLRKIWGLEEDGCDGSFCNASIQEAEAGGFQVVGDQPLKMISSDSKGQLHLLMLSEGAAELQRVASWPAHHFEAWIAAFNYWQTELVYSGGDDGLLRGWDTRMLGTPVFTSKRHSMGVCSIQSNPHQEHILATGSYDEHVLLWDTRNIKQPLADVPVKGGVWRLKWHPVHPHLLLAVCMHNGFKILNCQKAIDPGIS